The Ralstonia pickettii DTP0602 genome segment AGGTAGTCGAGCGTGAGCGAGAATTTCGCCATTTGTGTCCGCCACCAAAGAATGGCCTCTGCCCGCCGGCGCAACTGCTCGGCGGTGCTGGCCGCGGCGAACGGCGTCGGACAGGAATGGAGCGATAAGCGCATACCGGTATTTTGCTGTAGCCGAGCAAACAATCCGATCAGATCGGGACGTTGCAGGTGGTGGGCGTAGCGGGCCAGCTGTCGCCTTATCTGGGCGATGATGGATCGCCGCGGCGCGGCATGCTTTTAAAAAAAATCTTGCTGTCCCATGCTACAAATGTGATTTCACTCATGCCCACGCGTACCAACGGCGGGGACTCTCCCCGATGCCAATATGGCGGTGGACCCAACCTATCCCGTAGCTTGTCTGACGCGTCCTGAATCATCGCGGGACTCAGGTCATACTCGAAATAGACATCGTTGAAAGTGAAGATCCGCCCCCACTCCTTTTCTAGCTTGCGCGCGAGCCTAATCTTGCTGGATCGATAAAGGCTATCGTCCAATTCGGATTGGGTGATCTTCAGATCGATCGAAAATTCTTCCGGATGCATGTGCTCCTGGTACATGGAGTCCTTGGGGCTCATATCGACAAAGCCGATTGGCTGCCAGCCTTCCCTTAGTTTCCTGACAACCTGCTCATAAGCGTCGAGCTCATCTCCCCACTGAGCGCTGTTGAAATTGCGTGGCGATAGCTTGCCAGCCAGGCGCAGAGTGCTCGTTGAATGCATCGTCCCGTTATCGAAGACTTCGTCAAGCCGCCAGCTGAGGTTGCTGCCGCGCCTGTCGGTATGGGCGACCTTCAGACGAAGAATTTCGCCATCATCGCAAGTGTGATCATGTCGACCGTAGCCGTCGGCGATGGCTCGGATCTGCGATTCGCACTCGTCACCAGTCTGTGGATCGCGCGCAGAAATCAGCACACCCACGTACTGAATGAGCCAGCTGGTCCCATTCCGCCGGCGGCGGCTTGGAGTGCGCTCGAACCAAGCGCCCACGATCTCCGCCGCCCTACGCCGCGCCGTAAAGGTGGCGTCCGCGGACGGACGATTGTGGAGGCGCGGGTGTATCGCAGGTATGATCGGGACGGCGACGGGGCCATCGTCATTACCGTCGATAATTGTTTTAATCGCGCCGGCAAGTAGCTTGAGTGACAGGTGACTTGGGGCCGAGATGTCGCGGGCCGTGCGCATGTCCAAGGCTGAGATCGACTTACCAGCAATTTCCCTCAAGGCAGGACGAATCTCGTTGACATCAAGGGTCGGAAGATGATTCCAAAACACCTCATCGAACATGATTGGTGGAATATAGCGTGACAGGACGCTAATTTCAGGGTCGCTGGCCTCCATCTTCGCAGCGGCTTCACGCACCCTTTTCATTTCGGACAACTGTTCGGACGAATAGTCGCATTCCAGTTTGTCGACAGTGTCTGCGCAACGGCTGCAAGTCCAAATGCCGTTCGAATGATCCATGATCTGAGCGGGCGTCATTCCTGGCGGTGCTGGACGCGGCCCGTTGGGCGAAGCCGCAAAGATATGAGAGGCTTTTCCTAGGTTCGCGCTTCCGACCGTTCCGCCTCGCTTTGTTGCAGAACAGGTTGAAGGAATGAGGCACGAGCGAATAGCACATTTATAGCCGGCCGCAGCAGCGAGGTGTTTGCGCGTGGCCGCGCTAAATTCAAGACGGCTGTTCGACTTGCCCTTGTGCTGATGCTCATTAATATCGCAAGAGTCCGGCATATTCCAAACCTTAAGACCTAGTGCCCCCCACGGCAGTTTTCATCGAATGTCGAGCATGATGCATCCGAAGATGCCAGTCCATTTTGCCATTATGGCTCTGTGTTCGAGCGATGATCATCTCGCGCAAGCATCCGAGGGAGGATCTTGAGCCAGCCGAAGCCGACAGAATATTGACGCGTTGGTTCAAGGATGCGCTGGCTCTTTCTTGCATTGCCGGATGAGAAGAGTGGGCGATGCGCAAAGGCACCGTTACACCTACCCGTCCTCTTCAAATTCGGCAGGGATCGGAGTTGATTGAACGTCGGTTTGCGTACCGCGCCCACGCGTGGTGTCCGCGGCCGCCTTTCTGCCCTGCGGCCTTGTTCTCGGCGGTGGCCTTAACCGCGTCGCGCACGCTCAACCGAGCGCCTCGCTGTTCGATCAATGCCATCCAAGTGCCCAGCGCCGGCCGCCAGGATCTCGACGGTGACGGCATCATCTCGTTTCGGCCGCTCCCGTCTTGCGGAGCAGATCCCATACGCGCCAGAATTTCCGGCGGCGGCGCGACCGCCTTGCGTTTGATGGTCATAGCTGTACCCCGTTGCCTGCATGTATTAGTTGAGTGTATCCCAACAGCCACTGCCATGCGCGAGGTCGATAGTCGACCATCCGCTGTAGCCGAAGGCTTTCCAGTGCCGCGCGCCGCCCGGGAGAGGGCCGCAGTGGCAAGCAGCGGATCGGCCGACTCCACAGCCATCCAGTGGGGCGTGGTGGGGGGAGCGGCTGGGAGTCGCGTGCGTCCATACCGAGTCCTTGGGGGGACACCAGAACGTCCGACGACGATGAATGGGAGCGGCGCCCTCTGGCCAGACTCGGTCTTTGACGTATCGCGGCGCAGGGGCAGGCTCGAGAGGTCGCTTCCGACCGATAGTGTCGAAAAACTCTATGCGAGCGGGAGGCCGCCGATGATCGATCGAGGTCGACCTCTCAGATCGGCCTGTGTTGCACGATCGTCCACCGGTTGAAGGATGAAGTACCCCTGGAATCGGCCGTCAAAACGATTCCAGCGAGTTTTTCAACAGAATCGACCCATTCCCGTTTTTGGCGCAGCCTGAGGTCAACGGTAGCTTCCGAGGTACCACAGCTGTTCGGGCTGAAAAGAAGATCCCTGTAAACGACGTCGCTCGATCCTATGCGGCCTAGGCCTTCTTTAATTGGTACGAGCCTGCGGAAGATATCATAACGGAAAGGGAGAACTGCAATGAAAGCTGGGTTGGTTTGAGACCCGAATCCGTTAAACTGCTGAACCCCACTGCCCCTGACGAGGAAAGATGCTTACCGACCGATTGAACGCCGCGCTTGCAAGCTCCAGCGGAACGGCGCAAAACTTCTATTTGACGAGGTTGCTCGACGCATTGAATGCTGTCGAGCAAGCTGCCGCGAGTTCGCAGCAGCTTCGAGAATACGCAAAGCAGCTGGGCATACTGCTATCCCAGACAAACTTCGAACTTGATCCCCACCTGAGCAACAAGTTCGCGCAAGCTTTGGGGGAGGCTCACTTCTCTTTGCTTTGTAGCAATGCCGGAGTACCGTTGCGAAGGATCCCGGAGGTGCAGAACTTGAAGACTCCGGACTTCGAAGTAGACGCATTGCCTGGCAAGCTGCATTTCGAAGTGAAGACGTTGTCGGTAGTAGGCGGGGAGGCTGGCATCGGTAAAGCAATCAGCGATTCCGTCACGGCAAACCTCGAGCTGGAGGCCAAGGTGCGTAGTGGTCAACAGATCGCAATCGCGGAAAGCGAAGTAGCGCCGTACGGGGAAAAGGTGCGATTCGAGACCCAGATCCTTGATACCACCCACGTCCTCATCGAAAAGGCACGGCAGAACATCAAGGCGGATCAGTTCGCGAATCCCAATACCTTTCTTGTGCTCAACCTGAGCATGCTGCATCTCCCAGGCGGCGAACTCGGACTGCTGCGCCCGTCGTATCCGGATGACCGGCTATTTCCGACCTGTATAACCGGCGCGCTGTGGACGATGGCATTTGGCAAGCCAGGAATGCTCATTCAAAGCGAGCCAGAGTTCGAGGGTAAGCCATGCGTCGAGGGTGAACTCGACAAGCTGGGTATCCTGAAGGACCCGGAATTTGCCGCCGTCAGAGGGATCCTCTTCGTGGTGCACCCGCTGAGCAAGCCGCCTCAAATCTTGGCGCTATTCCGGAATTTCGACGAGATCAGCGACGACAACGGCGATGTTGTTGAGCAAGTCTTGAAAATAGTAGGCAAGGGCTGGAACGACGGCGTCGATACAAATGGATGGCAATTGCGCTAGCGTGCATGATTGGGGGTATAAGCTCGGCCCAACGAGGCATTCGCTTCTCAGCGTTTCATTCTCGCTCCGTTAGCGCGCCATGCAACGGCGTTAGCCGAGCGACCGCTCATTACGCGAAAGCGGTCGCCCAAATATCTGCTCTCCGCTATAGACGACTGACGCTTCATGGCCGATAGCAGCCATTTCGCCATTTTTGAGTCGTAGCCAAAAGAAATGGGAGCCTCAGCTCCCATTTCTAGTTCTTGCATGACAGCAGGATGTCTGCCGCTGCTGCCTCAATCCCAGCTCAACGCCCCGCCAGTCTGATACTCAATAACCCGAGTCTCGAAGAAGTTCCGTTCCTTCTTCAGATCGATCATCTCAGACATCCACGGGAACGGGTTCTCTTCGTTCGGGAACAGTTGGTCAAGACCAATCTGCTGGCACCGACGATTGCAGATGAAGCGCAGGTAAGACTTGAACATCGGCGCATTCAACCCCAACACCCCACGCGGCATCGTGTCCTCAGCGTAGCGGTATTCGAGGTCAACCGCTTTCTTGAACAACTCAGTAATCTCAGCCTTAAACTCCGCCGTCCACAGATGCGGATTCTCCAGCTTGATCTGGTTGATCAGGTCGATACCAAAATTGCAGTGCAGCGACTCATCCCGCAGGATGTACTGATACTGCTCAGCAGCCCCGGTCATCTTGTTCTGCCGCCCCATCGCTAGGATCTGCGTAAAGCCCACATAGAAGAACAGCCCTTCCATGATGCAGGCAAACACGATCAGCGACTTCAGCAGCTTCTGGTCATTCTCCGGCGTACCGGTCTTGAACGACGGATCCGTCAGCGTGTCGATGAATGGGATCAGGAACTCGTCCTTGTCGCGGATCGACTGCACTTCGTGGTACGCGTTGAAGATCTCGGCTTCATTCAGGCCAAGCGACTCAACGATGTACTGGTAGGCGTGCGTGTGGATGGCCTCTTCAAACGCCTGGCGCAGCAGGTACTGGCGGCATTCCGGCGCCGTGATCTGGCGGTAGGTGCCCAGCACGATGTTGTTGGCGGCCAGCGAGTCGGCGGTGACGAAGAAGCCGAGGTTGCGCTTGATGATGCGGCGCTCGTCTTCGGTCAGGCCGTTGGGGTCTTTCCACAGGGCGATGTCGCGGGACATGTTGATTTCCTGCGGCATCCAGTGGTTGGCGCAGCCGGCCAGGTACTTTTCCCACGCCCACTTGTACTTGAACGGGACGAGCTGGTTGACGTCGGTGGAGCCGTTGATGACTCGCTTGTCGGCGGCGTTGACGCGGCGGTTGCTTTGCAGGGCGGCGGCGTTGGGATTGTTGCCCAGGATGCCGGGCTGCGTGGCGGCGGGCGGCAGGACGCCTTGCTGGTCGGCCGTGGTGGCGGCAGCGGGTTGCAGGGCAGGCTGCGGGGCAGCTTGCGGGGTGGCTTGAACGTCGTCGTCCCAGCTCAGCATGATGTGATCTCCGTGATTCGTGGTGGCTGGCTAGGGGGCCAGCAATGGGCGGCAGCACTTCGTTGAGGCGCCGGCCCTCTCCCCCGGCCCCTCTCCCGCGAGCGGGAGAGGGGAGCAAACCGAGGGGTTAGGTAGGACTTACTGGCAGGCTTCGCACTCTTCGAAGCCGGGGTCGCCCGGGCGCATCGTGCAAACCGCGCCCTCGGCTTCCGGCATGACCGGGGCCGAAGCGGCCGCTGCGTCCAGTGCCGAGCCGTTGTCGCTACCCGACGACACCGCATTCAGCGAACCGCGCGACACGGTCGACTTCTCCACGTGCGTGGCAGCCATCGTGCGCAGGTAGTACGTGGTCTTCAGGCCGCGTACCCATGCCAGCTTGTAGGTGTCATCCAGCTTCTTGCCCGATGCACCAGCCATGTAGATGTTCAGCGACTGGGCCTGGTCGATCCACTTCTGGCGGCGGCTTGCAGCCTCCACCAGCCAGGTCGGCTCGACTTCGAACGCGGTGGCGTAGATGTCGCGCAGGTCTTGCGGGATGCGGTCGATACGAGCCAGCGAGCCGTCGAAGTACTTCAGGTCGGCAACCATCACCTCGTCCCACAGGCCGCGTTCCTTCAGGTCGCGCACCAGGTAGTCGTTGACCACGGTGAACTCGCCCGACAGGTTGGACTTGACGTACAGGTTCTGGAAGGTCGGCTCGATGCAAGCGGACACGCCGATGATGTTCGAAATGGTCGCGGTCGGGGCGATCGCGATGCAGTTCGAGTTGCGCATGCCGTGTTGCTTGATGCGGCCGCGCAGCGCGTCCCAGTCCATCGTGCTGGACAGGTCCACTTCCAGGTAGCCGCCGCGCTCTTCGGCCAGCAGCTTGAGCGAGTCTTGCGGCAGGATGCCACGGTCCCACAGCGAGCCTTCGTAGGTGCTGTAGCGGCCGCGCTCTTCAGCCAGCTCGGTCGAAGCCTGGTAGGCGTAGTAGCACACCGCTTCCATCGAGGTGTCGGCGAACTGCACCGCGGCCTTGCTGGAGTACGGGGTGCGCAGCACGTGCAGGCAGTCCTGGAAGCCCATGATGCCCATGCCGACCGGGCGGTGGCGCAGGTTGGAATTGCGCGCCTTCTCGACCGCGTAGTAGTTGATGTCGATGACGTTGTCGAGCATGCGCATCGCAGTGCGGACGGTCTTCTGCAGCTTGGCGTGATCGAGCGTGTAGGTGCCGTCGGCCTGCCTGGCCAGGTGGGCGACCAGGTTGACCGAGCCCAGGTTGCAGACGGCGATCTCGCTCTCGTTGGTGTTGAGCGTGATTTCCGTGCACAGGTTGGAGCTGTGGACGACGCCAACGTGCTGCTGCGGGCTGCGGATGTTGCAAGGATCCTTGAAGGTGATCCACGGGTGGCCGGTCTCGAACAGCATGCCCAGCATCTTGCGCCACAGTTGCAGCGCCGGCAGCTTCTTGAACAGCTTCAGTTCGCCGCTGGCGGCCTTGGCTTCATAGCCGAGGTAGGCCTTCTCGAATTCCTTGCCGACCTTGTCGTGCAGGTCCGGGCACGTGGCGGGCGAGAACAGCGTCCATTCGCCAGCTTCCATCACGCGCTTCATGAACAGGTCCGGAATCCAGTTGGCCGTGTTCATGTCGTGGGTGCGGCGGCGGTCGTCACCAGTGTTCTTGCGCAGTTCCAGGAACTCTTCGATGTCCAGGTGCCACGTTTCCAGGTAGGCGCAGACGGCGCCCTTGCGCTTGCCGCCCTGGTTCACGGCCACGGCGGTGTCGTTCACCACCTTCAGGAACGGCACCACGCCTTGCGACTTGCCGTTGGTGCCCTTGATGTGCGAGCCCAGCGCGCGCACGTTGGTCCAGTCATTGCCCAGGCCGCCGGCGAACTTGGACAGCAGCGCGTTTTCCTTCAGCGCTTCGTAGATGCCTTCCAGGTCGTCCGACACGGTGGTCAGGTAGCACGAAGACAGCTGCGAGCGGCGGGTGCCCGAGTTGAACAGCGTCGGCGTGGACGACATGAAGTCGAACGACGACAGCAGCTGGTAGAACTCGATAGCGCGGCCTTCGCGGTCCTTCTCGTTCAGCGCCAGGCCCATGGCCACGCGCATGAAGAAGGCCTGCGGCATTTCGATGCGGGTTTCATCGATATGCAGGAAGTAGCGGTCGTACAGGGTCTGCAGACCCAGGTAGTTGAACTGGAAGTCGCGGCCGGCGTCCAGCGCGGCGCCCAGGCGCGTCAGGTCGTAGGTGGCGAGCTTTTCGTCCAGCAGCTCGGCTTCGATGCCGCGGGCGATAAACTTGGGGAAGTACTCGGCGTAGCGGGCCGACATTTCCGACTGGGTCACTTCGGCACCCAGGATTTCCTTGCGGATGGTGTGCAGCAGGATACGAGCGGTGACCTGGCTGTAGGCCGGGTCCTTTTCGATCAGGGTACGTGCGGCCAGGATGGCGGAGTCGTACACCTGCGTCATCGGCACGCCGTCGTACAGGTTCTTCAGGGTTTCCTTCAGGATCGGCTCGGCGCTGACCGCATCGCCCAGGCCCGAGCAGGCGTTGTCGATCAGGGCGTGCAGTGCGGCGATGTCCAGCACGTGGGTCACGCCGCCGTCGGTCACGTTGACCGAGAAGCCGCCTTCCTGCACACGGGCCACTGCCTGCGCGCTAGCGCTGGCGCGCTCGTCCTTGCGCTTCTCGCGGTACAGCACGTAGGCGCGGGCCACTTCATGCTCGCCCGAGCGCATCAGCGCCAGTTCCACGTGGTCTTGCACGTCTTCAATATGGAAGGTGCCGCCGTTGGGGCGGCTGCGCAGCAATGCGCGGACCACGGTCTGGGTCAGTTGCTCGACCACTTCGCGCACGCGCGCTGAAGCGGCACCCTG includes the following:
- a CDS encoding hypothetical protein (K04299: P2RY14; purinergic receptor P2Y, G protein-coupled, 14); its protein translation is MLTDRLNAALASSSGTAQNFYLTRLLDALNAVEQAAASSQQLREYAKQLGILLSQTNFELDPHLSNKFAQALGEAHFSLLCSNAGVPLRRIPEVQNLKTPDFEVDALPGKLHFEVKTLSVVGGEAGIGKAISDSVTANLELEAKVRSGQQIAIAESEVAPYGEKVRFETQILDTTHVLIEKARQNIKADQFANPNTFLVLNLSMLHLPGGELGLLRPSYPDDRLFPTCITGALWTMAFGKPGMLIQSEPEFEGKPCVEGELDKLGILKDPEFAAVRGILFVVHPLSKPPQILALFRNFDEISDDNGDVVEQVLKIVGKGWNDGVDTNGWQLR
- a CDS encoding ribonucleotide-diphosphate reductase subunit alpha (Catalyzes the rate-limiting step in dNTP synthesis~K00525: E1.17.4.1A, nrdA, nrdE; ribonucleoside-diphosphate reductase alpha chain [EC:1.17.4.1]) — translated: MQTAQNEITTGASGAAGIAPTAQQTPANAANTNYPDHKIIRRNGAVVSFEPSKINVAMTKAFLAVNGGQGAASARVREVVEQLTQTVVRALLRSRPNGGTFHIEDVQDHVELALMRSGEHEVARAYVLYREKRKDERASASAQAVARVQEGGFSVNVTDGGVTHVLDIAALHALIDNACSGLGDAVSAEPILKETLKNLYDGVPMTQVYDSAILAARTLIEKDPAYSQVTARILLHTIRKEILGAEVTQSEMSARYAEYFPKFIARGIEAELLDEKLATYDLTRLGAALDAGRDFQFNYLGLQTLYDRYFLHIDETRIEMPQAFFMRVAMGLALNEKDREGRAIEFYQLLSSFDFMSSTPTLFNSGTRRSQLSSCYLTTVSDDLEGIYEALKENALLSKFAGGLGNDWTNVRALGSHIKGTNGKSQGVVPFLKVVNDTAVAVNQGGKRKGAVCAYLETWHLDIEEFLELRKNTGDDRRRTHDMNTANWIPDLFMKRVMEAGEWTLFSPATCPDLHDKVGKEFEKAYLGYEAKAASGELKLFKKLPALQLWRKMLGMLFETGHPWITFKDPCNIRSPQQHVGVVHSSNLCTEITLNTNESEIAVCNLGSVNLVAHLARQADGTYTLDHAKLQKTVRTAMRMLDNVIDINYYAVEKARNSNLRHRPVGMGIMGFQDCLHVLRTPYSSKAAVQFADTSMEAVCYYAYQASTELAEERGRYSTYEGSLWDRGILPQDSLKLLAEERGGYLEVDLSSTMDWDALRGRIKQHGMRNSNCIAIAPTATISNIIGVSACIEPTFQNLYVKSNLSGEFTVVNDYLVRDLKERGLWDEVMVADLKYFDGSLARIDRIPQDLRDIYATAFEVEPTWLVEAASRRQKWIDQAQSLNIYMAGASGKKLDDTYKLAWVRGLKTTYYLRTMAATHVEKSTVSRGSLNAVSSGSDNGSALDAAAASAPVMPEAEGAVCTMRPGDPGFEECEACQ
- a CDS encoding ribonucleotide-diphosphate reductase subunit beta (Catalyzes the rate-limiting step in dNTP synthesis~K00526: E1.17.4.1B, nrdB, nrdF; ribonucleoside-diphosphate reductase beta chain [EC:1.17.4.1]): MLSWDDDVQATPQAAPQPALQPAAATTADQQGVLPPAATQPGILGNNPNAAALQSNRRVNAADKRVINGSTDVNQLVPFKYKWAWEKYLAGCANHWMPQEINMSRDIALWKDPNGLTEDERRIIKRNLGFFVTADSLAANNIVLGTYRQITAPECRQYLLRQAFEEAIHTHAYQYIVESLGLNEAEIFNAYHEVQSIRDKDEFLIPFIDTLTDPSFKTGTPENDQKLLKSLIVFACIMEGLFFYVGFTQILAMGRQNKMTGAAEQYQYILRDESLHCNFGIDLINQIKLENPHLWTAEFKAEITELFKKAVDLEYRYAEDTMPRGVLGLNAPMFKSYLRFICNRRCQQIGLDQLFPNEENPFPWMSEMIDLKKERNFFETRVIEYQTGGALSWD
- a CDS encoding hypothetical protein (K07466: RFA1, RPA1, rpa; replication factor A1), whose product is MPDSCDINEHQHKGKSNSRLEFSAATRKHLAAAAGYKCAIRSCLIPSTCSATKRGGTVGSANLGKASHIFAASPNGPRPAPPGMTPAQIMDHSNGIWTCSRCADTVDKLECDYSSEQLSEMKRVREAAAKMEASDPEISVLSRYIPPIMFDEVFWNHLPTLDVNEIRPALREIAGKSISALDMRTARDISAPSHLSLKLLAGAIKTIIDGNDDGPVAVPIIPAIHPRLHNRPSADATFTARRRAAEIVGAWFERTPSRRRRNGTSWLIQYVGVLISARDPQTGDECESQIRAIADGYGRHDHTCDDGEILRLKVAHTDRRGSNLSWRLDEVFDNGTMHSTSTLRLAGKLSPRNFNSAQWGDELDAYEQVVRKLREGWQPIGFVDMSPKDSMYQEHMHPEEFSIDLKITQSELDDSLYRSSKIRLARKLEKEWGRIFTFNDVYFEYDLSPAMIQDASDKLRDRLGPPPYWHRGESPPLVRVGMSEITFVAWDSKIFFKSMPRRGDPSSPR